A region of the Fischerella sp. PCC 9605 genome:
GATTGTCACATCTCCACGTGTGAGGGTGTAATTGTTATTCCGTATTTGCTGAATCAATTGGCTTTGATACTCAGACTGCAACTGGGTAGCGACTTCTTCTTGATGACCAAACCCCTTGCGATGGTAGTTTTCTGAGTGCTGGAGTGAACGTTTAAAAGCTTTGGTATCCATTGGTTTTTTCAACTAAAAATCACTATCTCACATTTTCTCGCGTTAGGTCATTAATTGGGGGGAGGAGTGGGGGACTGGGGGAATGCGGGAGTGGAAGATAATTGAATTGTTCATTTCTCCCCATCACCCTCTCTCCCTTTCTTCTTTCACCTCATCACCCCATCTTCTTCTCCTAACGCTTAGCTTCTAATTCCATCTGACTGTACAATTGCAAGGCAGAACTCCAGACCAAATAGCCTTGAGGACTCAAGTGTAAGCCGTCAGTACTCAGTTGAGAGCGTAAGTTACCTTGATTGTTAACAAACAGAGGATGTAAGTCTAAATATTTGACGCCTTCTGTTATTGCTATGTCTTGCAATCGCTGATTCAACTTGCGAATGCGCCTATTGGGAATTGCCAATAGTTTTTCTCGCCCTTCCCAAGTTACTTGTTCTCCTCCATGTGGCAAAATCGACTGGATAACTATTTGTGTCTTGGGATGCACCTTACGTAGGTAACGCATTATTTGCCGTTGATTGTTTAAAATTATCTCATTGCTACTACCCTGGATCAAATCGTTAATGCCGATCATCACAAAAATTGTTTCGGGTTGAGTGCGGTCAAATAGCTCTAATCTTTTCAATAGTCCAGCACTGTTTTCTCCAGAAATTCCTTGGTTTAACCAATTCCTGTTTTCGGGTAAAAACTCGGGGGGAAACCACAGACTCAAAGAATCTCCAGCCAATATAGTTAAACGTGGGGGGCGTTTCTGCGCGGCGACTTTGGCTTCTTGTTTGAGAATGTCTACCCATTGCTGATAATTGAGTTTGTGCCGGAGGCCTAACTCTGGTGGGGGTTGGGGTGGAGTGTCCGCCTTGACTTGAATTGGCGATATAGTTCTTAAAAAAGCGGCTACTCCCTGCTGTCGCCAAAGTAGCAAGATGACCGCCAACAATAGTATGCTGTTAGTTACTAGCGATAAAATCGCCCAGGTAGGAAAAGTTTTTGCAGGAGTAGCCACGAGCTGCTAAGTTTTCCAAAATCTTTGTACCAGATTTTATACTGTTAAGGCTCGTAAATCCTATTATCCCTCTTTAAATTGGCGATCACATTCAATGCAAATGTAGTTTTGTTTACTACGTCTATGTCGTTCTTTTGGAAAAGATTAAAGATATCCTTCTTTTTCAGCAAATTTACGTAGGCGAGGCAAACATTGGCGTTGATAAAAACTGCTGAGAGTAGAGACTGGCAGTTTATATTCTGCTGATAAATCTTTCCAACTTATTTCTGGCGGCAAGCGTTTCAAAATTAACACCTGACAATTTACATGTGGATGTCCTTGAATGTAAGTGCGGCGCAGTTCTCCATCGGTGTCTTGTTCTGCCCATAACCTGACAGTTTCTAAAATCGGAGGTACATCAGGGGGAGCAACTAGGCTTTCCTCTGGATAAAAAGTTTCAATGCGATCGCCTGAAGCAGACTGACTGATACTGGGAAGGGCTGTTTTGATATTTTCGTCTAATTTTTGGCGGTAAAAGTCTTGCAGTCTCCATCTCAGATAAGTATTCAACCAGGTAATGACAGAACCACGTGTGGGATCGTAGGCTTTACAAACATTAGAGCAGAAATACAACCACGTTTGTTGCAGCGCATCTTGATAGTAAGGAGTACTTTCTCTCCAGAGTTTGCCTGTAGTTAAGCGAATCACTTGCGTAAGCCGCTTCTGACGCTGTGGACTTCCGGCTGGATGTCTACAGGCTTCATCAACTAAGCGGCGTAAGTTTTCCTCCAATTTATGCATAACAGTTTTAGCTAAGAGAGCAAGCTTTTTTCAGTATTGCGTATATGTGCTCTCTGTGAAACTACAGAATAAAATAAGAAGCTTAAAATATCCTGAGTATCACCCGGATTTTTAATTAAAAATCTGGGTGGGGTGAAATTTTAGTTCCAACCTAACCACGAAAGAATAACTTGCCACCAAGAAGTTCTTAGCTGACTCTCTAGGTTCATTTTTTTGCGAATATCCTGAATATTCCAATTGGTTAGTCTAGCTAGAGTTTGCGCTTCTTGTTCAAACCGTTTGGGTAAGGACTGCTTGTATTGTCTGCCTGCCTGACACTTTGCTTCGCCTGTGAAAGGATGTTGTAGGATGTAACGCCCCTGGAAATTTTCGCGATTGGAGGTTTCTTGGAATATCAAATCTTCAGGGAATTTATCGCGGCTGTAGCGGACGTGCAGGCGGGTGATAAAAACGTCGTTCGGAACAATAGAGTTACGAAAAGGCGCAGACTGGTTAATATCTGGAGGGAAATCATTGAACCAAAATACCCCTGCTTGCTTGAGTTCTTCACGGCTGAGGGGATCGGCAGAACATGGATCGCAACTACCCATATCCCAAGCATATTCTAGAAATGCAACCTTGCGGTCTTCGCGAGTGTATGACGTTTGGAACATAGATTTGTAGAATTCGCCAAATTCATTTTTGACAAACAGGGGAATGTTGGCGTTGGAAGGAATTTTCACCGTGCGGTAGTTGGTGAGTTCTGCTTGTCCTTTAGGCGAGAGGATGTAGACAACCAGATCTTGGTCTGTTGTGGTATTAATCATACCCAAACGAATCGGTAGCATGAATTTGGGCGATTGGTAAGAAATTTGCAATGGACGCAGGTACTGATAGCCAGTTTCCTCAAACTTGTCCAGGTTGACTTTGGCAACAAAAAATTTCATCTTTTGACGGATGTACGGCTTAAGTAACTGTTTTGCCCCTTTGGGAATTTTGTAGCCGTTGCGAATCAGCCAAGTTTCTAGTCCACCAGATTCTTTGGCACTCAAAATCACAATATCGTATTCGCCAACGTTGAAACGTGCTTCGACAGTCACACCCAAACTATCACCGCCTCTTTTTGCTCCTGCATCACTTCTTTGGGCTGCTGGTGCAGGTGCAGATTGCGGTAAGGCATTTTCGTACACCAGGGTGCAAGGATCGGGGTCGAAATATTCTACCAATCGCGGGGCGCTAAAAGCATCCAATCGCTCCAAAATCTTGGGGTTGCCAACGCGAACTTGCTCTTTTTGCAGGACTGTGGGTACAGGTACAACGATCGCAAAATCTTTCACATCCCCTTGGTAGTCATTCGCCATTGTCAGAACAGTGCGATCGCCACTATGCGCGATCGCCACCTGAGACGCCTTGTTATACAGTTTTGTATCAGCTTTGGCAACATAAAAACCGCAAAATGCCCAAGCTGTAGGTGCAAAGCAAAAAACAACTACAAATATCAGCAGTAATGAAAATAGGAATCTTAAAGGTTTCATAATTCAAGTTGTTAGTAGTTGTAGAGACGTGCCATGGCACGTCTGTACATTGGTTAGTAGTTAGTGGTTATTCTTCCACTCTCCCACTCCCCCACCCAAAACGTGGTGCTTGCCAGAGAGTATCAAAAAGCACAGTTAGTGGGGCAAGGGCAAATAGCGCCCAGAAAACTGCGGTGGAAAGATAGAAATAATTCCGCAAAATAAAAGTCAAGATGGCGATGCACGCAGCCCAAACCACACGCCCCATGCGAGCATTGGGAATTGATCGGGGATCTGTAACCATAAACAGGGCAAACAGGAGCAAAGAACCGCTCATCAAGCGATGCCAGTAAACGTCCCAAGTCCAACCCAACCAAAAATTGCGAATCGCCTCTAAGGTGGCGTAGACACCCAAAAAAGCGGCTGTAGTGTCCCAGCGTCCAACTCGTTTGAGAATCAAGCCGCCAGTCCCAGCAAATAACAGTC
Encoded here:
- a CDS encoding DUF2330 domain-containing protein; its protein translation is MKPLRFLFSLLLIFVVVFCFAPTAWAFCGFYVAKADTKLYNKASQVAIAHSGDRTVLTMANDYQGDVKDFAIVVPVPTVLQKEQVRVGNPKILERLDAFSAPRLVEYFDPDPCTLVYENALPQSAPAPAAQRSDAGAKRGGDSLGVTVEARFNVGEYDIVILSAKESGGLETWLIRNGYKIPKGAKQLLKPYIRQKMKFFVAKVNLDKFEETGYQYLRPLQISYQSPKFMLPIRLGMINTTTDQDLVVYILSPKGQAELTNYRTVKIPSNANIPLFVKNEFGEFYKSMFQTSYTREDRKVAFLEYAWDMGSCDPCSADPLSREELKQAGVFWFNDFPPDINQSAPFRNSIVPNDVFITRLHVRYSRDKFPEDLIFQETSNRENFQGRYILQHPFTGEAKCQAGRQYKQSLPKRFEQEAQTLARLTNWNIQDIRKKMNLESQLRTSWWQVILSWLGWN
- a CDS encoding SGNH/GDSL hydrolase family protein, producing the protein MATPAKTFPTWAILSLVTNSILLLAVILLLWRQQGVAAFLRTISPIQVKADTPPQPPPELGLRHKLNYQQWVDILKQEAKVAAQKRPPRLTILAGDSLSLWFPPEFLPENRNWLNQGISGENSAGLLKRLELFDRTQPETIFVMIGINDLIQGSSNEIILNNQRQIMRYLRKVHPKTQIVIQSILPHGGEQVTWEGREKLLAIPNRRIRKLNQRLQDIAITEGVKYLDLHPLFVNNQGNLRSQLSTDGLHLSPQGYLVWSSALQLYSQMELEAKR